AATGAAATTGGCAATAAACTACATATGCTTTGAGGATTCACTCACTCAAAGTTGAGTATTCATTCACCCAAATATAATATAACTCAATCACTCAGGGTTGCGCATATGATGGACTGAGTAGGTTTCACGATTACAACATGCTCCACCCCACGTAGACGATTCCATCCCCACAAACCTAATATCCAAAACACTTTCTACCTACAAgaccatcaatcaatcatcaaagactCTAAATCAATGGTCCAAAACCATCACACAACCATCAACTCCGAATCAATGGTCCAAACACTCCGGCACCTCCACCGGATacgaatggatccgatccgacCATGCATTTCCAATATCAAGTTTAAGATCCGATACACACCTCCACACAGCACTGTTACACTTATACCCACTCCCAAACGCAAGCTGCCAGACCCGATCACCTCTCTTCACTAACCCCTTCGCCTCCATGTAGCAGAGAATATACCAGATCGAAGAAGATGATGTATTCCCAAACCGATACAACGTCATCCTCGATGCCTCCATATCCTCCTTACTCATCCCAAGAACGCTCTCAATCACGTCAATCACAGCCCTCCCTCCCGCGTGTATACAAATATGATCAAACGCTTTCTTGAATTTAGGCATGTAGATGGTCCCCttcccaaatgggccccaccatttcttGACGATCACCGACCACCCATATCGCAGTTGCTCGATATAAGGCAGTACCAACGGCCCAAGCATGTCGGCATGGACTCTAAGAGCGTCGCCAGCCACATGTAGGATGTCCTTTGATAGAGAAACACCCATGAACccctcatcatcttcttcttgggatacaCATTTGTATGAACGGTCATCTGATGAGAGATTTGTACGTAGAAGATGGTGGAGTATGTATTTCGCTACGCTCCGATCACTTCTTCGGTTGGATAGTAGGATGGCAGCGCCGCCCATTCGAAACAAGCAGTTGGTTAGTAGCATGGATTTCACTTTCCCTGGATATCCATTAGGTGTTATTGCTTCCATGCTTAGAACCAACACCATTGAATTTTTATGGACTTTAAGAAGGTCGTTTGCTAGATTGATCGATAGGAGTCCGGAGCTACAGCCCATGCCGGATAGATGGAAGCTGCGGATGTCGGTCCGGAATTGAAATTTATTAATGAGCATTGATGTTATGGACGGTGTTGGACTGAAGAGACTGCAGTTGGACACGAGAATGTCGATGGAATTTGGGTTTATGGAGTGTTTGGTGAGGAGATTTTGGACGGCGGTGAAGATGATAGTCTCAATTTCGAGGAGGGAGGAATGGAATGAGCGGTCGGGAGGGAGTTGATGGATGTTTTCAGGGACGCATGTTTCTTGGCCTAGACCGCAACGCTCCATGATTTTGATCTGGAAATTGATGCTGGAGTTGTCGAATCCAGCGCAGATTTGGGTGTGTTCCATGAAGGTGGAGAGGGGGATGCGGTGGGATTCTGGAGGGCGGTAGCAGGAGAAGTCGATGAGGTAAGTTGGGTTTGGTTTGAAGGAGATGTAGAGTGTAATTAGAGTTAGAATAGATATGGTTATGAAATGGAAGTGAGGGGAAGAGATGATTGTTTGGAAGAGATTGGACAGATTGAGTTGGGTTGAATCCATTGGAATCTTGTTTGGGGTAGATTGAAATGAAATTTGGGAGGTGTTTGGGTGTTTTTATGTGCGAGAAATGGGAAGGTTTTGGGGTGTAAGTATACGTGTGTTGATTGAGGAAGATgggaagctctctctctctctctctctctctctctctctgaggaaGTGAAGTGATGGAGGTATGGAGCTACAACCCTTTTGACGTGAACGTGGAAGGGTAATCTGTGGATCCGGTCCGTAcatcttgtgggacccactgtggatgGCCATGGTTTGGATATTTGCCAAAACGGATGGTTGGAAATATTCGATTTTGTAATCTTGAAGTGGAAGGTAATAtggaaattgagtttagggttGCAATTTAAGGGGAGAAAAGTGGTGGCTACGATTTTACGGTTAGTGTAGTTTATTGAACAatggacggacgcggatttcct
This DNA window, taken from Magnolia sinica isolate HGM2019 chromosome 14, MsV1, whole genome shotgun sequence, encodes the following:
- the LOC131225478 gene encoding 3-ketoacyl-CoA synthase 7-like, encoding MDSTQLNLSNLFQTIISSPHFHFITISILTLITLYISFKPNPTYLIDFSCYRPPESHRIPLSTFMEHTQICAGFDNSSINFQIKIMERCGLGQETCVPENIHQLPPDRSFHSSLLEIETIIFTAVQNLLTKHSINPNSIDILVSNCSLFSPTPSITSMLINKFQFRTDIRSFHLSGMGCSSGLLSINLANDLLKVHKNSMVLVLSMEAITPNGYPGKVKSMLLTNCLFRMGGAAILLSNRRSDRSVAKYILHHLLRTNLSSDDRSYKCVSQEEDDEGFMGVSLSKDILHVAGDALRVHADMLGPLVLPYIEQLRYGWSVIVKKWWGPFGKGTIYMPKFKKAFDHICIHAGGRAVIDVIESVLGMSKEDMEASRMTLYRFGNTSSSSIWYILCYMEAKGLVKRGDRVWQLAFGSGYKCNSAVWRCVSDLKLDIGNAWSDRIHSYPVEVPECLDH